In Magnetococcales bacterium, the genomic window TGGCGCTGTCCACCAGTTCACGAAATGTTTTGGAAGCAACCTCGGCATGTTCACCGATATTGCGCTGTGCCTCATGGTAGCTAAGAGAGCCCAGGATGATGCCGGTCAAGGCCATGGCCAAGAGTAACACCCCAAGAATCTTGGTGCGCAGACTGAGGTCAAGGACACGTTGTCGAGTGGTGAGGGACAAATTTGACAGCATAAGCATCATGTCGTTTGGAATGGGTCGCTGAAAGGGCGCCGAACAGCTGCCAACAATAAAAAAAATGCCCGAAAAAAAATACGGGCAATGAAACACAACAAAATGACCTGTCACCCATCTTCCTCCGCTGGAACGGATCCAGCGGAGGAGATGGGGATCAGATGTTTACGAAAACTCAGGCTGTGCTGGAGACCTCACCCTTTTCAAGAGCGGCCTGGGCAGCAGCCAGACGGGCGATAGGCACCCGGAACGGCGAACAGGAAACGTAATCCAGACCGGCCTTGTGGAAGAAGCGGATGGAGCTGGGATCACCGCCATGTTCACCGCAGACGCCAATCTTCATGCCTGGACGCCCTTGGCGACCTTTCGTGACGCCCATGGCGACGAGCTGGCCGACACCCTCCTGATCGATGGAGACGAAGGGATCCTTCTCGATAAGTTTTTTGTCGACGTATTCGGTCAGGAAGACACCGGCATCGTCGCGGGAGATGCCCAACGCCGTCTGGGTGAGGTCGTTGGTGCCGAAGGAGAAGAACTCGGCTTCCTTGGCGATTTTGTCGGCGATCAGTGCGGCGCGGGGCAGCTCGATCATGGTGCCGATCATGTATTTGACCTTCATCCCCTTCTCTTTGATGACCGACTCGCAAATGTTGACGCAGCGGACCCGCAGGCTGGCCAACTCGCTGAGGTAAGCGACGAGGGGGATCATGATCTCCGGAATGATGTCCGTCTTGTCCTGCTTCATGACATTGCAGGCGGCTTCCATGATGGCCTGAACCTGCATTTCATAAATTTCCGGATAGGTGATGCCCAGACGGCAGCCCCGGTGACCCAACATGGGGTTGAACTCTTTCAGGGCAGAAACGCGATCTTTGACTTCGGAGGCGGAGACGCCAAGAACCTTGGCGACCTCTTCCTGGCCTTTGGCGTCGTGGGGAATGAACTCGTGCAGCGGGGGATCCAGCAACCGGATGGTGACGGGACGCGGTCCCATGGCGCGGAAGATTCCTTCAAAGTCGCCCCGTTGAATGGGGAGCAGTTTGGCCAATGCCTTACGGCGGGAGGCCTCGTCCTTGGCAAGAATCATCTCGCGCACGGCGATGATCCGGTCTTCCTGGAAGAACATGTGCTCGGTGCGGCACAGGCCGATGCCTTCGGCGCCAAACTTGACAGCCTGAGCGGCGTCTTCCGGAGTGTCGGCGTTGGTCCGGACCTTCATGGTGCGGAACTCGTCGGCCCAGGTCATGAAGGTGCCGAAGTCGCCGGTCAACGCAGGCTGCTGGGTTCCAATCTTGCCAAGCATGACCTGCCCGGTAGAGCCGTCGATGGAGATCCAGTCACCCTGTTTGACCACCTTGCCCTTGTCCGTCGTAAATTCCTTGCCCTTGATGCGGATGGCGCCGCAACCAGCGACGCAGGGGGTTCCCATGCCGCGAGCCACGACCGCCGCATGCGAGGTCATGCCACCGCGAGCGGTCAGAATGCCCTTGGAGGCGTGCATGCCATGAATATCTTCCGGGCTGGTCTCTTCGCGGACCAGTATGACCTGCT contains:
- a CDS encoding pyruvate, phosphate dikinase produces the protein MANKKVYYFGDGSADGEASMKNLLGGKGANLAEMCRIGIMVPAGFTITTEVCTEYYNLGKKMPGDLHDEVNAALAKVEKSMNAKFGDADNPLLVSVRSGARASMPGMMDTVLNLGLNDTTIKGLIKKSGDERFAYDSYRRFVQMYSKVVMGVDADHFEHHIDKVKEQKKIKLDTELTAADWKAMVGDFKAIVQKDAGKPFPEDPRDQLWGAIGAVFSSWMKQSAITYRRLHEIPEWWGTAVNVQSMVFGNMGNDSATGVAFSRDPATGDKRFYGEFLINAQGEDVVAGIRTPQQITVAGKNLQKSDLPAMEEAMPDLYRQLCDNYRKLEDHYRDMQDMEFTIQQNKLWMLQTRTGKRTAAAALKIAVDMVNEGMITKAEAVARVEAGSLDQVLHPTFDPKAKKAAEILAIGLAASPGAGAGMAVFTADEAEAWAKDGKQVILVREETSPEDIHGMHASKGILTARGGMTSHAAVVARGMGTPCVAGCGAIRIKGKEFTTDKGKVVKQGDWISIDGSTGQVMLGKIGTQQPALTGDFGTFMTWADEFRTMKVRTNADTPEDAAQAVKFGAEGIGLCRTEHMFFQEDRIIAVREMILAKDEASRRKALAKLLPIQRGDFEGIFRAMGPRPVTIRLLDPPLHEFIPHDAKGQEEVAKVLGVSASEVKDRVSALKEFNPMLGHRGCRLGITYPEIYEMQVQAIMEAACNVMKQDKTDIIPEIMIPLVAYLSELASLRVRCVNICESVIKEKGMKVKYMIGTMIELPRAALIADKIAKEAEFFSFGTNDLTQTALGISRDDAGVFLTEYVDKKLIEKDPFVSIDQEGVGQLVAMGVTKGRQGRPGMKIGVCGEHGGDPSSIRFFHKAGLDYVSCSPFRVPIARLAAAQAALEKGEVSSTA